A single genomic interval of Stieleria maiorica harbors:
- the uvrB gene encoding excinuclease ABC subunit UvrB produces MDKRTDLVTTEKLPRAEFHLNQPFPPAGDQPQAIEQLTKGFNAGSSAQVLLGATGTGKTFTMANVIANVGRPALVLSHNKTLAAQLYSEFKEFFPENAVHYFVSYYDYYQPEAYIPQRDVYIEKDASINEEIDRLRLATTSSLVSRRDVVIVASVSSIYGLGSPEDYKQLVVGLTRGESIRRDHLLLKLVDVLYERNDMAFERGKFRVRGDSIELWPSYEEFAYRIEMWGDQIDQISIIKPVSGETVKTLSQVFIYPAKHFVMPDDRIKRAISVIRAELNHQLELFQKQGKLLEAQRLSARTRFDLEMLAEVGHCPGIENYSRPLSGKEPGASPDTLYEFFPDDFITFVDESHVTVPQVRAMYAGDRSRKLTLVDHGFRLPSALDNRPLKFEEWEERTGQICFVSATPSDYELERTGGEVIEQIIRPTGLLDPEVEVVSARGQVNHLINEIRVRAERDERVLVTALTKRLAEDLANFFQEQNVRCRWLHSELNAFERVDLLQELRAGHFDCLVGVNLLREGLDLPEVSLVAILDADKEGFLRSETSLIQTIGRAARNANSKVILYADKVTDSMRMAIDETERRRAIQQAYNDEHGITPETVRKKIKAGIETDAAKRRKTAAKAQEESETTYITLEFVEALEREMLSAAEDLEFERAAQLRDRVLQLKENIGKPLAEVEVDKPASATGRQNQRGRRKGTKGTGGRSKIPRPKRG; encoded by the coding sequence ATGGACAAACGAACAGATCTAGTGACCACCGAAAAGCTGCCTCGGGCGGAGTTTCACCTCAACCAACCCTTCCCACCGGCCGGCGATCAGCCTCAAGCGATCGAGCAACTGACCAAGGGATTCAATGCCGGATCCTCGGCTCAGGTGCTGCTCGGGGCGACCGGCACTGGAAAAACCTTCACCATGGCCAACGTGATCGCTAACGTCGGCCGGCCGGCGCTGGTGTTGAGTCACAACAAAACACTCGCGGCACAGCTGTACAGTGAATTCAAGGAGTTTTTTCCTGAGAACGCCGTTCACTATTTCGTCAGCTACTACGACTACTACCAACCCGAAGCCTACATCCCCCAGCGCGACGTCTACATCGAAAAAGACGCTTCGATCAATGAAGAAATCGATCGCTTGCGTTTGGCCACCACCAGCAGCCTGGTCAGCCGCCGCGATGTCGTGATCGTCGCCTCGGTCAGCAGCATCTACGGCCTCGGTTCGCCGGAGGATTACAAGCAGTTGGTCGTCGGCCTGACGCGTGGCGAATCGATTCGCCGCGATCATTTGCTGTTAAAGCTGGTCGACGTGTTGTATGAGCGCAACGACATGGCATTCGAACGCGGCAAGTTTCGCGTCCGCGGCGACAGCATCGAACTGTGGCCCAGCTATGAAGAATTCGCCTACCGCATCGAGATGTGGGGCGACCAGATCGACCAGATCTCGATCATCAAACCCGTCTCCGGCGAAACCGTCAAAACACTCTCCCAAGTCTTCATCTACCCCGCCAAACACTTCGTCATGCCGGACGATCGCATCAAACGTGCGATCAGCGTGATCCGCGCAGAACTAAACCATCAGCTGGAGTTGTTCCAAAAACAGGGCAAGTTGCTCGAAGCCCAACGTCTGTCCGCGCGGACACGCTTTGACTTGGAGATGTTGGCCGAGGTGGGGCATTGCCCGGGCATCGAAAACTACTCGCGTCCCTTGTCGGGCAAAGAACCGGGCGCTTCGCCGGATACACTGTACGAATTCTTTCCCGACGATTTCATCACCTTCGTCGACGAATCACACGTCACCGTGCCCCAAGTCCGCGCGATGTACGCCGGTGACCGCAGCCGAAAGCTGACGCTGGTCGACCACGGTTTTCGATTGCCCAGCGCGCTCGACAACCGACCGCTGAAATTCGAAGAGTGGGAGGAGCGAACCGGCCAAATCTGCTTCGTCAGCGCAACCCCCAGCGATTACGAATTGGAGCGGACCGGCGGCGAAGTCATCGAACAGATCATTCGCCCAACCGGGTTGTTGGATCCGGAGGTCGAGGTGGTTTCGGCACGCGGTCAAGTCAATCATTTGATCAACGAGATTCGTGTCCGAGCCGAGCGGGACGAACGGGTACTCGTCACTGCCCTGACGAAACGGTTGGCCGAAGACCTGGCGAATTTCTTCCAAGAACAAAACGTCCGCTGTCGCTGGCTGCACAGCGAACTCAATGCGTTTGAACGCGTGGATCTGTTGCAAGAGTTGCGCGCCGGGCACTTCGATTGTCTCGTCGGCGTCAACCTGCTCCGCGAAGGCTTGGACCTGCCGGAAGTGTCACTGGTCGCGATCCTGGACGCCGACAAGGAAGGATTTTTGCGCAGCGAAACCAGTTTGATTCAAACCATCGGCCGCGCGGCCCGAAACGCCAACAGCAAAGTGATCTTGTACGCCGACAAGGTGACCGATTCGATGCGAATGGCGATCGATGAAACCGAACGCCGCCGCGCGATCCAACAAGCGTACAACGACGAGCATGGCATCACCCCCGAAACGGTGCGCAAAAAGATCAAGGCGGGGATCGAAACCGACGCCGCCAAACGCCGCAAAACGGCCGCCAAGGCGCAGGAAGAATCCGAAACCACGTACATCACGCTCGAATTCGTCGAAGCGTTGGAACGCGAGATGTTGTCGGCCGCCGAGGACCTGGAATTTGAGCGCGCGGCCCAGCTGCGCGACCGGGTCCTGCAGCTGAAAGAAAACATCGGTAAACCGCTGGCGGAGGTCGAGGTGGACAAACCTGCCAGTGCGACCGGCCGTCAAAACCAACGCGGACGCCGCAAAGGCACCAAGGGGACCGGGGGACGGAGCAAGATCCCGCGCCCCAAACGCGGGTGA
- a CDS encoding MFS transporter, producing the protein MNFLSDRLARRLPFFYGYLMLPIAMLMQVGTSPGQTFAVSAFTPALLDSLHLTQSRLGLAYMLGTLFAAVPLSFVGPAADRHGLKRVASIVIVALALACLFASSVNGFYGLLAAFFMLRFLGQGSLTLLSGNTTAMWFRNRIGRVSAVLSIGSAIAFAWVPEWLAESIAAIGWRSTYQSLAAILVLTLLPLVLLLYRNRPEDLGQYVDGHAGRLSPGHATDESGSDAFDSEEPDSDEPVPDRNLDPDALTLAQAARTGSYYILGLANIIWAMAGTGVLFYLFTLCEQRALPPETAAGLFKILGMTMLAMQLGGGVLADFLKLNRLLGIGTALVAGSLAWLYLDPSVRGAQAFAGLFGGGQGMLISVSGVAWVRYYGRQHLGSIRGAVWCGTVAGSGCGPLIMGWVNDATGSYDPAILCFAAAMMPLAIASWFIRPPALSK; encoded by the coding sequence ATGAATTTTCTTTCCGACCGACTGGCGCGACGGCTGCCATTTTTTTATGGCTACTTGATGCTGCCGATCGCGATGCTGATGCAGGTGGGGACCAGTCCGGGGCAGACGTTTGCCGTCAGCGCGTTCACGCCGGCGTTGCTTGACAGTTTGCATCTGACGCAAAGCCGACTCGGTTTGGCGTACATGCTGGGGACGTTGTTTGCAGCCGTTCCGCTGAGCTTTGTCGGGCCGGCGGCAGATCGACATGGGTTAAAGCGTGTCGCATCGATTGTGATCGTCGCGCTTGCGTTAGCCTGTCTGTTCGCTTCCAGCGTGAACGGGTTCTATGGACTGCTAGCCGCGTTTTTCATGCTGCGTTTTCTCGGCCAAGGCTCGCTGACATTGTTGTCCGGTAACACCACGGCGATGTGGTTTCGTAATCGCATCGGGCGAGTTTCGGCCGTGCTCAGCATCGGCTCGGCGATCGCGTTTGCCTGGGTCCCCGAGTGGCTGGCCGAATCGATCGCTGCCATCGGCTGGCGTTCGACGTATCAGTCGCTGGCGGCAATCCTGGTTCTGACGCTGTTGCCGCTGGTGTTGTTGCTGTACCGCAATCGGCCCGAAGACCTGGGCCAGTACGTGGATGGTCATGCCGGACGTTTGTCCCCCGGCCATGCCACGGACGAGTCCGGTTCCGATGCGTTTGATTCCGAAGAGCCCGATTCCGACGAGCCCGTGCCGGATCGGAATCTGGACCCGGACGCATTGACGTTGGCTCAGGCGGCACGGACGGGTTCGTATTACATCCTGGGACTTGCGAACATTATCTGGGCGATGGCCGGCACCGGTGTGTTGTTCTATCTATTCACACTGTGCGAACAACGAGCGCTGCCGCCGGAAACGGCCGCCGGGTTATTCAAGATCCTGGGCATGACGATGCTGGCGATGCAGTTGGGCGGAGGCGTGTTGGCGGACTTCTTGAAGTTGAATCGCCTGTTGGGCATCGGCACCGCTTTGGTCGCCGGTTCGCTCGCTTGGCTGTACTTGGACCCTTCGGTTCGCGGCGCGCAAGCGTTTGCCGGTCTGTTCGGCGGCGGGCAGGGAATGCTGATCTCCGTCAGCGGCGTTGCCTGGGTACGCTACTACGGTCGACAACATCTGGGCAGTATTCGCGGGGCGGTTTGGTGTGGAACCGTCGCCGGCAGCGGTTGCGGACCGTTGATCATGGGCTGGGTCAACGACGCCACGGGCAGCTACGACCCCGCGATTCTCTGCTTCGCCGCTGCGATGATGCCGTTGGCGATCGCGTCCTGGTTTATTCGGCCGCCGGCATTGTCGAAGTAA
- a CDS encoding GMC family oxidoreductase N-terminal domain-containing protein — MDDLSSLDNLSKLGTHLFAHEINRRQFGKGAVAAGLLPLSLFGWGDKPTHECPMQTIREKRFDTLVAIMAAQIDSLWCGRCGDNACQVANDVLRYADHLPYRMQLGMSVALLWLDVYSVKHTAKRLKHHAPEGVRRLLNQGETQRCAGAPPLILWDDDHLLHMAVSGLSMLGRLVIHSRSPARELIGLGWSKKCEQVSSLVSLPAPPLADLNQHYDVVIIGSGAGGATAATRLTAQGRKVLILDYGDFVSPDALVQRIEDSDGNVRLAPPRSDEVLMRLYKDAGGQISGGLGNVDSKLDLVLPHRRKKIPPRQTINVCQAKVFGGGPYVNNAIHLPISREVYESKWAGRQPTGLGYDQLALLMDGINAELGVNTTVTETQVSDRSMRFAEGCKELGEDVQPLPVAMRLHCSGCGSDNSVDSFGDHIGGLHPYAPTGANSFLVQAMHNPEPARVSYRTEAKHLRVESDSVGQPIVTGVDVTRVEDDGCRTRTTVTADQYVVAAGIGPTTRLIAQGLKSGGYRNRHLGKRFTANVGTAVYAMFDKPIWPSDSDRPEPGVTQCFLVDRRMVEKDGRVVEEPALENWFHFPGTVALALTGWFKEFACTMRRFNHLSMAGIVVPTQVRKCNSIDDCGKVNISLDCDEFEILLLGMQRIARIYFAAAKPDDGVTLHLPTKAMLLRGGRPLRIRDMDDLEWAIRQIRRRGPAFVNLLTTHGQGGASIGDVVDPTTFQVKTDGGQHVSNLTVADASLFPAGCEINPQLTLKALATIAAEQVIQRTA, encoded by the coding sequence ATGGACGATTTGTCTTCGCTGGACAATCTGTCAAAACTTGGCACACACCTGTTTGCCCACGAAATCAACCGACGACAATTCGGCAAGGGCGCCGTGGCTGCGGGACTGTTGCCGTTGAGCCTGTTCGGTTGGGGAGACAAACCGACACATGAATGCCCGATGCAGACGATTCGCGAAAAGCGTTTCGACACGCTGGTGGCGATCATGGCGGCCCAGATTGATTCGCTGTGGTGTGGACGCTGCGGCGACAATGCATGCCAGGTGGCCAACGACGTCCTGCGCTACGCCGACCATCTGCCGTACCGCATGCAACTGGGCATGAGCGTCGCCTTGCTGTGGCTGGACGTCTACAGCGTCAAACACACGGCCAAACGCCTGAAACATCACGCCCCCGAGGGCGTACGCCGGTTGCTCAATCAAGGCGAAACCCAGCGCTGTGCAGGTGCACCTCCGCTGATCCTGTGGGACGACGACCACCTGTTGCACATGGCCGTCAGCGGGTTGTCGATGCTGGGGCGATTGGTGATCCACTCGCGTTCGCCCGCCCGAGAGCTGATCGGATTGGGCTGGAGCAAGAAATGCGAACAGGTTTCCAGTCTGGTTTCCTTGCCCGCACCGCCGCTGGCGGATCTGAATCAGCACTACGACGTGGTCATCATCGGCAGCGGCGCCGGAGGCGCGACCGCGGCGACACGCTTGACCGCCCAAGGCCGCAAGGTCCTGATTCTTGATTACGGCGATTTCGTCAGTCCCGACGCGTTGGTCCAACGCATCGAAGACTCCGATGGCAACGTTCGCCTGGCGCCGCCACGCAGCGATGAAGTCCTGATGCGGCTTTACAAAGACGCCGGCGGGCAAATCAGCGGCGGACTCGGCAACGTCGATTCGAAACTCGATCTGGTGCTTCCCCACCGGCGAAAAAAGATCCCACCGCGACAAACCATCAATGTCTGCCAGGCCAAGGTGTTCGGCGGCGGACCCTATGTCAACAACGCCATCCATCTGCCCATCTCGCGCGAGGTTTATGAATCGAAATGGGCCGGCCGCCAGCCCACAGGGCTCGGCTACGATCAACTGGCCCTGCTGATGGATGGCATCAATGCCGAACTCGGCGTCAACACTACGGTGACCGAGACACAAGTCAGCGACCGCAGCATGCGATTCGCAGAAGGCTGCAAGGAACTCGGCGAGGACGTGCAACCACTACCGGTCGCCATGCGGTTGCATTGTTCGGGATGCGGCAGCGACAACTCGGTCGACAGTTTCGGCGACCACATCGGCGGACTACATCCGTACGCGCCGACCGGTGCCAACAGCTTTCTAGTCCAGGCGATGCACAATCCCGAACCGGCCCGCGTTTCGTACCGGACCGAAGCGAAACATCTTCGTGTCGAATCCGATTCCGTGGGGCAACCGATCGTCACCGGTGTCGACGTCACACGCGTTGAAGACGATGGTTGCCGCACCCGCACGACCGTGACCGCGGACCAATACGTCGTCGCCGCCGGCATCGGCCCCACGACCAGGTTGATCGCCCAGGGGCTAAAGTCCGGAGGTTATCGAAACCGCCATCTCGGCAAACGCTTCACCGCCAACGTGGGAACGGCGGTGTATGCGATGTTCGACAAACCGATTTGGCCGTCGGATTCTGATCGCCCCGAACCGGGCGTGACGCAGTGTTTCTTGGTTGACCGCCGGATGGTCGAAAAAGACGGCCGGGTTGTCGAAGAACCCGCATTGGAGAATTGGTTTCACTTCCCCGGCACCGTCGCCTTGGCGTTGACAGGATGGTTCAAAGAGTTTGCCTGCACCATGCGACGGTTCAATCACCTGTCGATGGCCGGCATCGTCGTGCCCACGCAGGTGCGAAAGTGCAATTCGATCGACGATTGTGGCAAGGTGAACATTTCGTTGGATTGTGATGAATTCGAAATCTTGCTGTTGGGCATGCAACGGATCGCAAGAATCTATTTCGCCGCCGCGAAGCCCGATGACGGTGTGACGCTGCATCTGCCGACCAAAGCGATGTTGCTGCGCGGCGGCCGTCCGCTGCGGATTCGTGACATGGACGATCTGGAGTGGGCGATTCGCCAAATCCGCCGCCGCGGTCCGGCATTCGTTAACTTGCTGACCACGCACGGCCAAGGCGGCGCGTCGATCGGTGACGTGGTCGACCCGACGACGTTCCAGGTGAAAACGGATGGCGGCCAACACGTTTCCAACCTGACCGTTGCCGATGCTTCCTTGTTTCCCGCCGGTTGCGAAATCAATCCCCAACTGACGCTCAAAGCGTTGGCCACCATTGCGGCCGAACAGGTGATCCAACGCACGGCGTGA
- a CDS encoding Rrf2 family transcriptional regulator has protein sequence MTISARVHYATLALIELAQRQSEKAPVAVREISQRHGIPAPFLVQILRTLRSAGWVQSIRGSQGGYRLAVAPTELNLLEIAEAVGCSDSNCQTDATDTKANRMLHEVWDAASEASRAVLARTTLAEIAARSAQGDEVMFYI, from the coding sequence GTGACAATCTCGGCACGAGTTCATTACGCGACGTTGGCGTTGATCGAATTGGCGCAGCGGCAGAGCGAAAAAGCCCCGGTGGCGGTGCGTGAGATCAGTCAGCGGCACGGCATCCCGGCTCCGTTTTTGGTCCAGATCCTGCGAACACTGCGCAGTGCGGGGTGGGTGCAGAGCATCCGCGGCAGTCAGGGAGGCTATCGGCTGGCGGTCGCCCCGACGGAGCTGAATTTGCTGGAGATTGCCGAAGCGGTCGGGTGTTCGGATTCCAATTGCCAGACCGATGCGACCGACACGAAGGCCAATCGGATGTTGCACGAGGTCTGGGACGCGGCCAGCGAAGCCTCGCGCGCGGTGCTGGCCCGGACCACGCTGGCCGAGATCGCCGCCCGCTCGGCCCAGGGCGACGAAGTGATGTTTTACATCTGA
- a CDS encoding HEAT repeat domain-containing protein — protein MIHPDHHRHNPTKRLSLLTFAAACMIIAPAPARGDTVEMRGGVQLDGKIVRKTDTGSKPHLIVEVDPELRVAIPQSRVVKTVSDQDEKLVWYRQQLEQIGEDAEAHYQLARECKANGLLAQRDYHFQRAIEIDPDHRQARSALKYVRDGNEWVLFADQQRRRGLIPTSSGWEVPEVYLREQRRDEIDQASKVWIKELGKLRGFVLRPGKRSAEALETIKAIDDPLASTALAEALEKSRGNKPDPKSLRMIYVKRLGALRTSVAVQALVRTGIFEPDPGIRTEALMQLQEYGASSAVASYLPLLKGDSRKPAEVTAALRALNYFPEPELWEAYVDALVTTHKSLTPKGPGMSVGSNSLGGSGLSTGSKQEVLTKTQQNPGALELLRQIAPGVDHRYDQTAWRNHFAEQLMQAPDDLRRDP, from the coding sequence ATGATTCACCCCGACCACCATCGGCACAATCCGACGAAACGATTGTCGCTGCTCACCTTCGCAGCAGCTTGCATGATCATCGCCCCCGCGCCCGCACGCGGCGACACCGTCGAAATGCGTGGTGGAGTCCAGCTCGACGGCAAGATCGTGCGGAAGACGGACACCGGATCGAAACCGCATTTGATCGTCGAGGTGGATCCGGAGCTGCGCGTGGCGATCCCGCAGAGTCGCGTCGTCAAAACGGTCAGCGATCAGGACGAAAAACTGGTTTGGTACCGCCAACAGCTGGAACAAATTGGCGAGGATGCCGAAGCGCATTATCAATTGGCGCGCGAGTGCAAGGCGAACGGTTTATTGGCTCAGCGCGACTACCATTTTCAGCGTGCGATCGAAATCGATCCCGATCACCGCCAAGCCCGGTCGGCGCTGAAGTATGTTCGCGATGGCAATGAATGGGTTCTTTTTGCCGACCAACAACGACGTCGAGGATTGATCCCGACCTCCAGCGGCTGGGAAGTCCCGGAGGTCTACCTGCGCGAGCAGCGAAGAGACGAAATCGATCAAGCCTCCAAGGTCTGGATCAAGGAACTCGGCAAGCTGCGCGGATTCGTGTTGCGGCCGGGAAAGCGATCGGCCGAAGCTCTCGAAACGATCAAAGCCATCGACGATCCGCTCGCGTCGACCGCGTTGGCCGAAGCATTGGAGAAGTCGCGTGGAAACAAGCCCGACCCGAAATCGCTGCGGATGATCTATGTCAAACGCCTGGGGGCACTGCGGACATCTGTCGCGGTCCAGGCCCTGGTCAGGACGGGGATCTTTGAACCCGATCCGGGGATTCGCACCGAAGCGTTGATGCAGCTTCAAGAGTATGGTGCGTCGTCCGCGGTCGCGTCCTACCTGCCGCTGCTGAAAGGCGATAGCCGAAAACCGGCCGAAGTGACTGCGGCGCTCCGGGCACTCAACTATTTCCCCGAACCGGAACTGTGGGAAGCGTACGTGGATGCGTTAGTCACGACGCACAAGTCATTGACACCGAAAGGCCCCGGAATGTCGGTCGGCAGCAACAGCTTGGGCGGTTCGGGACTTTCCACCGGTAGCAAGCAAGAGGTGTTGACGAAAACGCAGCAGAACCCTGGCGCGCTTGAATTGCTCCGCCAGATCGCTCCCGGTGTCGACCATCGCTACGACCAGACAGCCTGGCGCAACCACTTTGCCGAACAACTGATGCAAGCCCCCGACGACCTGCGTCGCGATCCGTAG
- a CDS encoding phosphoadenylyl-sulfate reductase produces MPEEDELQGALAADPPLAPTEEFLAELADHSQRLESASPQEILAWAVERFAPKFSMATAFGPEGMTIIHMLSEIAPETPIFNLETGYQFKETLALRESVKERYGIEVEFKYPAQTVQEYEAANGGPVYKTEPNRCCFDRKLRVLKEAARGLHAWASAIRRDQSPDRAKAPIVGWDKKFQLVKISPLANWTKKEVWSLISKHDIPYNPLHDQGYPSVGCWPCTRANLLGEDERAGRWSGFQKTECGLHD; encoded by the coding sequence ATGCCGGAGGAGGACGAATTGCAGGGAGCGCTGGCTGCCGATCCCCCGCTGGCGCCGACGGAGGAGTTTTTGGCGGAACTGGCCGATCACAGTCAGCGATTGGAATCGGCCAGCCCGCAGGAGATTCTGGCCTGGGCGGTGGAGCGGTTCGCCCCCAAGTTCTCGATGGCCACCGCATTCGGCCCCGAAGGGATGACGATCATCCACATGCTGAGCGAGATCGCCCCGGAGACGCCGATTTTCAATTTGGAAACAGGGTACCAGTTCAAGGAAACCCTGGCGCTACGCGAGTCGGTGAAAGAGCGGTACGGGATCGAAGTCGAATTCAAATACCCAGCGCAGACCGTCCAGGAATACGAAGCGGCCAACGGCGGCCCGGTCTACAAGACGGAACCGAATCGCTGCTGCTTCGATCGCAAATTGCGCGTGTTAAAGGAAGCCGCGCGGGGGCTGCATGCCTGGGCCAGCGCGATCCGGCGTGACCAGAGCCCTGATCGCGCGAAGGCGCCGATCGTGGGTTGGGACAAAAAATTCCAGCTCGTGAAGATCAGCCCGCTGGCCAATTGGACCAAGAAAGAGGTTTGGAGTCTGATCAGCAAGCACGACATCCCCTACAACCCGCTTCACGACCAGGGTTATCCCAGCGTGGGTTGCTGGCCGTGCACGCGTGCCAATCTGCTCGGTGAAGACGAGCGTGCGGGGCGTTGGAGCGGATTTCAGAAAACCGAATGTGGGCTTCACGACTGA
- the mutS gene encoding DNA mismatch repair protein MutS, producing MTPMMKQYHEAKAACGDALLLFRMGDFYELFLDDAKTAARILGLTLTSRDKDSANPTAMAGFPHHQLDSYLSKLIQAGFRAAVCEQVEDPKQAKGLVKREITRLVSAGTLTDDDLLNPREANYLAAVVLHSPRKGKKQSDEPVAGIAWAELSSGRFCAGVFPVSRVEDELARIGPAEVIYREDDANFSPDSTAPWSWTARPAWSFAEDASIELLCKQFSVGSLEGFGFRDDDTAAIRAAGAALTYLQETQPGGLDHFRSISAHHRSGVLEIDASTRRSLEITRTLRTSSRDGSLVDAIDMTCTSAGSRLLADWIAAPLVDLDAICHRHDAVAEFHSGASLRGDVRSTLKQTYDITRLLARIATGRTGPRDLQQVARTLSGLPTLKAKLAGRKPKRIAHLESHLHLCPELRSELESALADECPLNAADGNFVREGFDPELDSLRELAAGGKQWILEYQQGQMDATGIPNLKVGYNKVFGYYLEVTNAHKDKVPADFIRKQTLKNCERYITPELKEYEEKVLAADEKASAREQLIFHNLRTRTHQHLATLQEVAAAMAELDVLAALAELSAQRNWVRPQMTDDSVLRIEEGRHPVLDVSLPQGEFVPNDCVHSPETGMILLITGPNMSGKSTYIRQVALITLLAQAGSFVPARTALIGIADRIFARVGASDELSRGQSTFMVEMVETARILNTASSRSLVILDEIGRGTSTYDGLSLAWAITEHLHEQIGCRTLFATHYHELTQLEESLPRVANLNVAVKEWNDEVVFLHRIIPGGADKSYGIHVARLAGVPSEVNERAKDVLAQLEIDHRDALDRPTIAPPQGHNAREGGSYQLTLFGFADHPVLSQVQRLDLNSMTPIDAMQFLQRAQRELQSNPVVKS from the coding sequence ATGACTCCGATGATGAAACAGTACCACGAGGCGAAGGCGGCGTGCGGTGACGCACTGCTGCTGTTTCGCATGGGCGATTTTTATGAACTGTTTTTGGACGACGCCAAAACGGCCGCCCGCATTCTCGGGCTGACCCTGACCAGTCGCGACAAGGACAGCGCCAATCCGACGGCGATGGCGGGATTCCCCCATCATCAGCTCGATTCCTACCTGAGCAAGTTGATCCAAGCCGGGTTCCGCGCCGCGGTGTGTGAACAGGTGGAGGATCCGAAACAGGCCAAGGGGTTGGTCAAACGCGAAATCACCCGTCTGGTCAGCGCGGGGACGTTGACCGACGACGATTTGCTGAATCCGCGCGAAGCGAATTATCTGGCCGCGGTCGTGTTGCACTCGCCGCGGAAAGGCAAGAAACAGTCCGACGAGCCCGTCGCGGGAATCGCGTGGGCGGAACTGTCCAGCGGACGTTTCTGTGCCGGCGTGTTCCCGGTGTCGCGGGTCGAAGATGAACTGGCGCGGATCGGACCGGCCGAAGTCATCTACCGCGAAGACGACGCCAATTTTTCACCGGATTCGACCGCACCCTGGTCGTGGACGGCGCGGCCGGCGTGGAGCTTTGCCGAAGACGCGTCGATCGAGTTGCTGTGCAAACAGTTCTCGGTCGGTTCGCTCGAAGGGTTCGGATTTCGCGACGATGATACCGCCGCGATTCGCGCCGCCGGCGCTGCCCTGACCTATCTGCAAGAAACACAACCCGGCGGCCTGGACCACTTTCGATCCATCTCGGCACACCACCGCAGCGGCGTTCTGGAGATCGACGCCTCGACGCGGCGCAGTCTGGAGATTACGAGAACGCTACGAACCTCCTCGCGCGACGGATCACTCGTCGATGCGATCGACATGACTTGCACGTCGGCGGGATCGCGGTTGTTGGCCGATTGGATCGCCGCACCGCTGGTCGACTTGGACGCAATCTGCCATCGGCATGATGCCGTCGCAGAATTTCACTCGGGCGCGTCGCTGCGCGGCGATGTCCGATCGACGCTGAAGCAGACCTACGACATCACACGGTTGTTGGCTCGAATCGCAACCGGTCGAACCGGGCCGCGCGATCTGCAACAGGTTGCGCGGACACTTTCCGGGTTGCCGACGCTGAAAGCCAAACTGGCCGGGCGAAAACCAAAGCGCATCGCACATTTGGAGTCCCATCTGCATCTGTGCCCCGAACTGCGCAGCGAATTGGAATCGGCGTTGGCCGACGAATGTCCGCTCAACGCCGCCGACGGAAACTTCGTTCGGGAAGGCTTCGATCCCGAACTGGACTCGCTGCGCGAATTGGCTGCCGGCGGAAAGCAGTGGATCTTGGAATACCAACAAGGTCAGATGGACGCGACCGGCATCCCAAACCTGAAGGTCGGCTACAACAAGGTCTTCGGGTATTACTTGGAGGTGACCAACGCGCACAAAGACAAGGTGCCCGCGGATTTCATTCGCAAACAAACGCTGAAGAATTGTGAACGCTACATCACGCCGGAGTTGAAAGAGTACGAGGAGAAAGTGCTTGCGGCGGATGAAAAGGCATCGGCCCGCGAGCAATTGATCTTCCACAACCTGCGAACTCGGACGCATCAGCATTTGGCCACGCTGCAGGAAGTCGCGGCGGCGATGGCGGAGTTGGATGTGTTGGCGGCGCTTGCCGAGTTGTCCGCACAGAGGAACTGGGTGCGTCCGCAGATGACCGATGACTCGGTGCTGCGGATCGAAGAAGGCCGGCATCCGGTGTTGGATGTGTCGTTGCCGCAAGGCGAGTTCGTGCCCAACGACTGCGTTCATTCGCCGGAAACCGGAATGATCTTACTGATCACCGGCCCCAACATGTCGGGAAAGAGCACGTACATTCGACAGGTCGCTCTTATCACCCTGTTGGCTCAAGCCGGATCGTTCGTACCCGCTCGCACCGCGTTGATCGGGATCGCCGATCGGATCTTTGCCCGCGTGGGAGCCAGCGATGAACTCAGCCGCGGCCAAAGTACGTTCATGGTCGAAATGGTTGAAACGGCGCGGATCTTGAACACCGCCTCGTCACGATCGCTGGTGATTTTGGATGAAATCGGCCGCGGCACCAGCACCTACGACGGTCTGTCGCTGGCTTGGGCGATCACCGAGCACTTGCACGAACAAATCGGTTGCCGCACGCTGTTCGCCACCCACTACCACGAATTGACTCAGTTGGAAGAGTCACTGCCGCGAGTTGCAAATCTGAATGTGGCGGTCAAAGAATGGAACGACGAAGTAGTCTTTTTGCACCGCATCATTCCAGGCGGGGCGGACAAGAGTTACGGAATCCACGTCGCCCGACTGGCCGGCGTGCCGAGTGAAGTCAACGAGCGTGCCAAGGACGTGTTGGCACAGCTGGAAATCGATCATCGCGATGCACTGGATCGGCCCACGATCGCTCCGCCGCAGGGACACAACGCTCGTGAAGGCGGCTCGTACCAGTTGACGCTGTTCGGGTTCGCCGACCATCCGGTGCTCAGTCAGGTGCAGCGATTGGACCTGAATTCAATGACCCCGATCGACGCGATGCAGTTC